In a single window of the bacterium genome:
- the serS gene encoding serine--tRNA ligase — MIDPKKIRENPDEIRKLLARRKCPVSVDEVLTLDKGRRNLQSERDEARHELNEASESIARLKREGKDASSAISKTSELKKRIKELDEKLSTAEKGFEDLLWKLPNLPDPESPEEDTVLRTWGKKPEFDFEARDHVEICERLGLVDFEFASEYSGARFAAYVGEGARLVRALTQFCLDLHTKEHGYKEVYPPVLAREEVVRAAGQLTKLEDMYALKDDPLYLIPTAETALINLHMGKELKETELPIRYAAYTMCFRREAGTYGKDTKGLFRIHQFDKVELVQYAHPDKSRQAFDEIVSHAEKVLQLLGLSYQIKALSPIEAAFQSSFTYDIDVWAAGADDWLEVSSISNCKDFQARRNKTRLRLNDGSLVYPHVLNGSGTAFPRLIIAILENYQQQDGKVKIPEALKPYMDSKEYLGK; from the coding sequence ATGATTGATCCAAAAAAGATACGAGAGAACCCGGATGAAATAAGGAAACTTTTGGCGCGGAGGAAATGTCCCGTTTCCGTGGATGAAGTATTGACCCTGGATAAAGGGCGGAGAAATCTTCAGTCGGAGCGAGATGAAGCAAGACACGAACTAAACGAGGCGTCCGAGTCGATAGCTAGGCTCAAAAGGGAAGGCAAGGATGCATCTTCCGCTATCTCTAAAACCTCGGAGCTCAAAAAAAGAATCAAGGAACTTGACGAAAAACTTTCTACGGCTGAGAAGGGATTTGAAGACCTGCTGTGGAAGCTTCCTAACCTTCCTGACCCTGAATCGCCTGAGGAAGATACCGTTCTCCGGACATGGGGTAAAAAGCCCGAGTTTGATTTTGAAGCAAGAGACCACGTGGAGATCTGTGAAAGACTCGGTCTCGTTGATTTCGAGTTCGCATCAGAATACTCCGGAGCCAGATTCGCGGCATACGTAGGTGAAGGCGCAAGACTCGTCAGGGCACTAACACAATTCTGCCTTGATCTGCACACCAAAGAACACGGATACAAAGAGGTGTACCCACCCGTACTCGCGAGAGAGGAGGTCGTCCGTGCTGCAGGCCAGCTGACAAAACTCGAGGATATGTACGCCCTAAAAGATGATCCACTCTATCTTATTCCTACAGCCGAGACCGCTCTCATAAACCTTCATATGGGAAAAGAGTTAAAAGAAACCGAGCTTCCCATAAGATACGCCGCATATACGATGTGCTTCCGCAGGGAGGCCGGCACTTATGGCAAGGACACTAAGGGCCTGTTCAGGATTCATCAATTCGATAAAGTCGAGCTCGTTCAATACGCGCACCCCGATAAATCCAGACAAGCCTTTGACGAGATTGTTTCCCACGCGGAAAAAGTTCTGCAACTTCTGGGTCTTTCTTATCAGATAAAAGCCCTCTCCCCAATCGAGGCCGCCTTCCAGTCTTCCTTTACATACGATATTGACGTATGGGCGGCCGGTGCCGACGACTGGCTCGAGGTTTCTTCGATATCAAACTGCAAGGATTTTCAGGCCCGCCGCAACAAGACCCGTTTAAGGTTGAATGACGGCAGCCTTGTCTACCCCCATGTTCTTAACGGTTCAGGGACTGCTTTCCCCAGGCTGATAATTGCAATCCTTGAAAACTATCAGCAGCAAGACGGTAAGGTAA
- a CDS encoding ATP-dependent DNA helicase: MQDKLRLEFEGRGSIISKLPHNEQRQGQLEMALAVAEALEDKKNLMVEAGTGIGKSFAYLIPLIYWTLKEQKKAVIATGTKILQNQLSEKDLPFLSQTGEVKFKYEVLYGQENFFCRRRAGMIAQYGLFDDPEEAKELERIAAWAKDDSGIFEDYPEQISPKLKSEISRRSEACPRKNCAYYSQCPFYKRRKAAEEADIIVINHHLFFAHLESAGKLLPEFGAVVFDEAHRLEQVAASYSGVRLSNIGLAVLLGRIYNPRRNHGLLPKLADFGLIKNKVTQLIEEVRDASNNFFSNLENLMQPYEVKKRIRNANSVPNELEPALDSLAAFLFEKARDVDDEDISFELTSLGDRTAVAKGAVISFLDMADPNSVYWIETDRQSDRVSINSELIDVSELMANSVWSQPWVNILTSATLTVGKSFEFTKERIGFKDREHWIGSPFDYKHNALVYVAHDIVPPQHDDWSNRMSSRLLDLIKTSSGRALVLFTSYSTLNACVEKLEAEISRHHKLLVQGRAPRNSILEEFKFDTSSVLFATQSFWEGIDVPGDSLVLVVITRLPFEVPDDPRAEAILEEYRKKGREPFSEYQLPLSVLRFRQGSGRLIRRKSDYGVIAILDSRIVKKVYGKLFMNSLPPAPVAFNLFEVQRFFDDHGG, translated from the coding sequence ATGCAAGACAAGCTAAGGCTTGAGTTCGAAGGCCGCGGTTCGATAATATCAAAGCTGCCTCATAACGAACAGCGTCAGGGTCAGCTCGAGATGGCCTTAGCTGTAGCCGAAGCCCTCGAGGATAAGAAGAACTTGATGGTCGAGGCGGGAACGGGCATTGGGAAGAGCTTCGCTTATCTTATTCCATTGATATACTGGACACTCAAGGAGCAGAAAAAGGCGGTCATTGCTACCGGTACAAAAATCCTTCAGAATCAGCTTTCCGAGAAAGACCTTCCCTTTCTTTCGCAAACCGGAGAGGTAAAGTTCAAATACGAAGTCCTTTACGGGCAGGAAAATTTCTTCTGCCGCCGCCGGGCCGGAATGATAGCTCAGTACGGCCTCTTCGACGACCCAGAGGAGGCAAAGGAACTGGAACGCATTGCGGCATGGGCAAAGGATGATAGCGGAATCTTCGAAGACTACCCCGAACAGATATCGCCAAAGCTTAAGTCGGAGATAAGCAGACGCTCCGAAGCATGCCCCAGGAAAAACTGCGCATACTACAGCCAATGCCCATTCTACAAGAGAAGGAAGGCGGCTGAAGAAGCCGATATTATCGTGATAAATCATCATCTTTTCTTTGCTCATCTTGAATCCGCTGGAAAGCTTTTGCCTGAGTTCGGAGCAGTCGTTTTCGATGAAGCGCACAGGCTCGAGCAGGTTGCGGCATCCTACTCGGGTGTCAGACTCTCCAACATAGGACTTGCTGTTCTTCTGGGAAGGATTTACAATCCAAGACGCAACCACGGGCTCCTTCCGAAATTGGCCGATTTCGGCTTAATCAAAAACAAGGTCACCCAGCTAATCGAGGAGGTCCGGGATGCATCCAACAACTTTTTTTCCAATCTTGAGAATCTCATGCAGCCCTATGAGGTGAAGAAAAGAATCCGCAACGCTAACTCAGTTCCGAACGAGCTCGAACCGGCTCTCGATTCGCTTGCAGCCTTCCTTTTTGAAAAAGCCAGGGATGTTGACGACGAAGACATCTCCTTCGAGCTGACATCACTCGGCGACAGGACGGCCGTGGCAAAAGGAGCGGTCATAAGCTTTCTTGATATGGCAGATCCCAATTCTGTATACTGGATAGAAACCGACAGGCAGTCGGACAGGGTTTCAATCAACTCCGAGCTCATCGACGTATCGGAACTCATGGCAAATTCGGTCTGGAGCCAGCCGTGGGTAAATATCCTTACATCGGCAACGCTTACGGTAGGTAAGAGCTTCGAATTCACCAAGGAAAGGATAGGTTTCAAGGATAGAGAGCATTGGATAGGTTCTCCATTCGACTACAAGCACAACGCCCTGGTCTATGTAGCTCACGATATTGTTCCTCCCCAGCACGATGACTGGTCAAACAGGATGTCCTCAAGACTTCTTGATCTTATAAAAACAAGCAGCGGCCGCGCCCTTGTTCTTTTTACAAGTTATTCAACCCTGAATGCATGCGTTGAAAAACTGGAGGCGGAGATTTCCCGCCATCACAAACTTCTTGTTCAAGGCAGGGCGCCGCGCAACAGTATCCTGGAGGAGTTCAAATTCGATACTTCGTCTGTTCTTTTCGCAACCCAGTCCTTCTGGGAGGGAATCGATGTCCCTGGTGACTCTCTCGTACTTGTCGTAATAACCAGGCTTCCCTTCGAGGTTCCGGATGACCCGAGAGCGGAGGCGATACTCGAAGAGTACAGGAAGAAAGGCAGAGAGCCTTTCTCCGAATATCAGCTTCCCCTATCTGTACTTCGATTCAGACAAGGATCCGGAAGGCTGATAAGACGTAAATCGGACTACGGCGTTATCGCGATTTTAGATTCCCGTATCGTAAAAAAAGTCTATGGCAAGTTATTCATGAACTCTTTGCCTCCTGCACCCGTAGCTTTCAATCTTTTTGAGGTCCAGAGGTTTTTTGATGATCATGGCGGTTAG
- a CDS encoding phosphoribosylformylglycinamidine cyclo-ligase, giving the protein MDYRKSGVDIYALDSIKKRIGKAVRKTFNSNVVTDFGHFAGGFRLKGYKKPVLVSSTDSVGTKVKLARLMDRYDTVGEDIVNHSVNDILCTGAKPLFFLDYLAFSELEPGKVAIIVEGIAKASVRQGMVLIAGETAQLASVYKPGDFDLVGTIVGALEEGTLINGEAIRPGDVAVGLRSSGLHTNGYSLARRVLIDSRNSPGIEATIPGSKTTVGKALLVPHRSYRAEVESVKPLLKGVSHITGGGFEGNISRLLPRDVDCIIDKKTWKPLPIFKLIKQTGKIHDDEMYRVFNMGIGMVLIVRAKDCETVMRKTQGTKIGEVVKGKGKVILV; this is encoded by the coding sequence ATGGATTACAGGAAATCGGGCGTTGATATTTACGCCTTGGATTCTATAAAAAAACGCATCGGCAAGGCGGTTCGCAAAACCTTTAACTCCAATGTCGTAACCGATTTCGGTCACTTTGCAGGCGGCTTCCGGTTAAAGGGTTATAAGAAACCGGTGCTCGTTTCTTCGACGGACAGCGTCGGCACAAAGGTCAAACTTGCCCGGTTAATGGACAGATACGATACGGTCGGTGAAGACATAGTAAATCATTCGGTAAATGATATACTTTGCACCGGAGCAAAACCTCTTTTCTTTCTGGATTATCTTGCCTTTTCTGAACTTGAACCTGGCAAGGTTGCCATCATCGTTGAAGGAATAGCAAAGGCATCAGTAAGGCAGGGAATGGTTCTTATCGCAGGCGAGACCGCCCAGCTCGCAAGTGTATACAAACCAGGGGATTTTGATCTTGTAGGTACTATCGTGGGTGCGCTTGAGGAGGGGACCCTTATAAACGGAGAAGCCATAAGGCCAGGGGACGTTGCAGTGGGGTTGCGCTCATCAGGACTTCACACAAACGGATATAGCCTTGCCCGGAGAGTCTTAATAGATTCACGCAACAGCCCCGGCATAGAAGCTACGATACCGGGGTCAAAAACGACAGTCGGGAAGGCGCTTCTTGTCCCGCACCGCTCCTACAGAGCCGAGGTGGAATCGGTGAAGCCTCTTCTCAAAGGCGTCTCGCACATAACGGGCGGAGGATTTGAAGGTAATATTTCGAGATTGCTGCCGAGAGACGTTGACTGCATAATCGATAAGAAAACATGGAAACCTTTGCCTATATTCAAATTAATAAAACAAACCGGAAAGATTCATGATGATGAGATGTACCGGGTTTTCAATATGGGCATAGGAATGGTGTTAATCGTCAGAGCTAAGGACTGTGAAACGGTTATGAGGAAGACTCAAGGGACAAAAATCGGCGAAGTGGTCAAGGGAAAAGGAAAAGTGATTCTCGTATGA
- a CDS encoding TVP38/TMEM64 family protein, translated as MKKTRLGDWLTLVSGAIVLAGLVAFVIWQWPQIKRLFTNPTEIRYYVDSFGIWAPVIFIFLYVFQIIIAPIPGTLLNFTGGLLFGWWLGVLFSWIACVIGAAISIILMRAFGRSLMRIFISDEKLDKFDSYVRTRGWLYLFLLYIIPNPLGDTVNYMSALSNIKLWKLLVMVAIGRVPSLILGSWLGRESTKFQTLHWILLGIGFVALFAGVYLIHKPLENLAIKLSIKLFPKGSYRNDRAGKEKTKDIEDDIS; from the coding sequence ATGAAGAAAACCCGACTGGGCGACTGGCTCACCCTTGTTTCAGGAGCTATTGTTCTAGCAGGTCTTGTCGCATTCGTTATATGGCAGTGGCCTCAAATAAAGCGCCTTTTCACAAATCCGACGGAAATACGCTATTACGTGGATTCTTTCGGGATATGGGCGCCTGTCATCTTTATTTTTCTCTACGTTTTCCAGATTATCATCGCACCGATACCGGGAACGCTTCTGAACTTCACGGGCGGCCTCCTCTTCGGCTGGTGGCTGGGCGTTCTCTTTTCCTGGATTGCATGCGTCATCGGCGCCGCTATTTCAATAATTCTGATGCGCGCTTTCGGCCGTTCGCTCATGCGGATATTCATATCCGACGAAAAACTTGATAAGTTCGACTCCTATGTACGAACAAGAGGCTGGCTTTATCTCTTTCTTTTATACATCATACCGAACCCCCTTGGCGACACCGTCAATTACATGTCCGCTCTATCTAACATCAAGCTGTGGAAACTCCTCGTGATGGTTGCAATCGGCAGGGTTCCTTCTCTGATCCTGGGTAGCTGGCTCGGAAGGGAATCTACAAAGTTCCAGACCCTGCACTGGATTCTATTGGGAATCGGATTCGTCGCGCTCTTTGCGGGTGTTTATTTGATTCACAAACCTCTGGAAAATCTTGCAATCAAGCTTTCAATAAAGCTCTTTCCCAAAGGGTCTTATAGGAATGATAGGGCTGGCAAAGAAAAAACTAAAGACATTGAGGATGACATTTCTTGA